A single genomic interval of Helianthus annuus cultivar XRQ/B chromosome 13, HanXRQr2.0-SUNRISE, whole genome shotgun sequence harbors:
- the LOC110899437 gene encoding dolichyl-diphosphooligosaccharide--protein glycosyltransferase subunit DAD1: MVKSATTKDDAHALFHSLRSAYSATPTNLKIIDLYVVFAVFTALIQVVYMAIVGSFPFNSFLSGVLSCVGTAVLAVCLRIQVNKENKEFKDLPPERAFADFVLCNLVLHLVIMNFLG; encoded by the exons ATGGTGAAATCGGCGACGACGAAAGATGACGCACACGCTCTGTTTCACTCTCTCCGATCTGCTTATTCGGCCACTCCAACAAATCTTAAG ATTATAGATCTGTACGTCGTGTTTGCTGTCTTCACTGCCCTAATTCAG GTGGTTTACATGGCAATAGTTGGGTCCTTTCCATTCAACTCTTTCCTCTCGGGTGTCCTTTCTTGTGTAGGGACAGCAGTCCTAGCTG TTTGTCTACGTATCCAAGTGAACAAAGAAAACAAGGAATTCAAG GATTTACCACCAGAACGTGCTTTTGCGGATTTTGTTTTGTGCAATTTGGTGCTGCATTTGGTGATTATGAATTTCCTTGGATAA
- the LOC110899436 gene encoding dolichyl-diphosphooligosaccharide--protein glycosyltransferase subunit DAD1-like gives MVKSATTKDDAHALFHSLRSAYSATPTNLKIIDLYVVFAVFTALIQVVYMAIVGSFPFNSFLSGVLSCVGTAVLAVCLRIQVNKENKEFKDLPPERAFADFVLCNLVLHLVIINFLG, from the exons ATGGTGAAATCGGCGACGACGAAAGATGACGCACACGCTCTTTTTCACTCTCTCCGATCTGCTTATTCCGCTACTCCGACTAATCTGAAG ATTATAGACCTGTACGTCGTGTTTGCTGTCTTCACTGCCCTAATTCAG GTGGTTTACATGGCAATAGTTGGGTCGTTTCCATTCAACTCTTTCCTCTCGGGTGTCCTTTCTTGTGTAGGGACAGCAGTCCTAGCTG TTTGTCTTCGTATCCAAGTGAACAAAGAAAACAAGGAATTCAAG GATTTACCACCAGAACGTGCTTTTGCGGATTTTGTTTTGTGCAATTTGGTGCTGCATTTGGTGATTATAAATTTCCTCGGATAA